The Kordia sp. SMS9 genome window below encodes:
- a CDS encoding helix-turn-helix transcriptional regulator, with protein MLKNILLKIDLIENVALFLRMETDHFISSIGIIIVLFFATVLLTSKRYKSRANHLLTACLITLSLLMLRINAIFEETLFFEILCFLRIEYLFSVFLYMYVCEVIKEKISKTTFILFLSPFMLLSSLYIGSIAVENSSLETFLEGFEVFETYIIITFNVLVVTLAMIKIYRSNAEFDVRKWLFAISWSLIVVMLFFLILEVIELLFDVELWGSFGVIMSLFFVRISYTGIQKLQIQQDQKAIQKIYSNSKKSTTAVKNNVTLNHFEHMQLLMRDEELFRDPSLNRTLLAEKLGLSVSSVTRILKEEGQISCKDFINQYRIQLAKEMLTDVRFHVFSLEAIGKEVGFKSRSTFYETFKKEVGVSPGTFKKK; from the coding sequence TTGCTAAAAAATATTTTACTAAAAATAGATTTAATAGAAAATGTAGCCTTATTTTTAAGGATGGAAACCGATCATTTTATCAGTAGTATTGGGATTATAATTGTGTTGTTTTTTGCAACAGTATTACTTACATCGAAACGATATAAAAGTCGTGCCAATCACTTATTAACAGCTTGCTTAATTACACTTTCCCTGTTGATGCTCCGTATCAATGCGATATTTGAAGAAACCCTTTTTTTTGAAATTTTATGTTTTTTGAGAATTGAGTATTTGTTTTCAGTTTTTCTGTACATGTACGTTTGTGAAGTCATAAAAGAAAAGATATCAAAAACAACTTTTATACTATTTCTCAGCCCTTTTATGCTGCTTTCGTCACTTTATATTGGCAGTATTGCTGTTGAAAATAGTTCGCTTGAAACCTTTTTGGAAGGCTTTGAGGTTTTTGAAACATATATTATTATTACGTTTAATGTCCTTGTTGTAACCTTAGCTATGATAAAAATTTATAGAAGCAATGCGGAGTTTGATGTAAGGAAATGGTTGTTTGCTATTTCTTGGAGTTTGATTGTTGTGATGCTTTTCTTTTTAATTTTAGAAGTGATTGAATTATTGTTTGACGTTGAGCTTTGGGGTTCTTTTGGTGTGATTATGTCTTTGTTTTTTGTGAGAATTTCATATACTGGTATTCAAAAATTACAGATTCAACAAGATCAAAAAGCGATTCAGAAGATATATTCAAATTCTAAAAAATCTACCACAGCCGTAAAAAATAATGTAACACTGAATCATTTTGAACATATGCAGTTGTTGATGCGTGACGAAGAACTTTTCAGAGATCCTTCTTTAAATAGAACACTTTTAGCCGAAAAATTAGGATTAAGCGTCAGTTCTGTCACTAGAATTTTGAAAGAAGAAGGGCAGATTAGTTGTAAGGATTTCATCAATCAGTACCGAATTCAGTTAGCCAAAGAAATGCTAACCGATGTACGTTTTCATGTTTTTTCGTTGGAAGCTATTGGGAAAGAAGTTGGTTTTAAATCAAGAAGCACCTTTTATGAA
- a CDS encoding helix-turn-helix domain-containing protein, whose product MKIDLCPNCGSDQYIKSGIVNNRQRYKCKKCSYFFSVNKLGKKIDDYYVNKSLQLYLEGLTYREIERILGISHVSIMNWVKKYNIKRPYNSSYHPTYKILNADELGTYFQNAENIKGAGVIVTELGDKFMLIKWERFKD is encoded by the coding sequence ATGAAAATAGACTTATGTCCAAACTGCGGTTCAGATCAATACATAAAAAGCGGAATTGTCAATAATAGGCAACGTTACAAGTGCAAAAAGTGTAGCTATTTTTTCTCTGTAAACAAGCTAGGGAAAAAGATTGATGACTATTACGTCAATAAATCACTTCAGTTGTATTTAGAAGGATTAACCTATCGTGAAATAGAACGTATTTTAGGAATTTCACACGTTAGTATCATGAATTGGGTAAAAAAATACAACATCAAACGCCCGTATAACTCTAGTTATCATCCTACCTACAAAATCTTAAATGCAGACGAACTCGGAACGTACTTTCAAAATGCGGAAAACATCAAAGGTGCTGGTGTGATTGTAACAGAATTAGGCGATAAGTTTATGTTGATAAAATGGGAACGCTTTAAAGATTAA
- a CDS encoding DUF4212 domain-containing protein: MSEKQKHATAYWKENLKYLVILLSIWFIVSYGCGILFREELNQFRLGGFKLGFWFAQQGSIYVFVILIFVYVRLMNKLDKKYGFDE; encoded by the coding sequence ATGAGTGAAAAACAAAAACACGCAACAGCGTACTGGAAAGAAAATCTCAAATACCTTGTTATCTTACTATCAATATGGTTTATCGTTTCCTACGGATGCGGAATCTTATTCAGAGAAGAACTCAACCAATTTAGACTTGGTGGATTCAAACTAGGATTCTGGTTTGCACAACAAGGATCTATCTACGTATTCGTAATTCTTATCTTCGTATACGTACGATTAATGAACAAATTAGACAAAAAATACGGTTTCGACGAGTAA
- a CDS encoding sodium:solute symporter family protein → MSVQTWTWILVGITFALYFGIAIWARAGSTKEFYVAGGGVSPLANGMATAADWMSAASFISMAGIISFAGYDGSVYLMGWTGGYVLLALLLAPYLRKFGKFTVPDFIGDRYYSNAARTVAVICALIVSFTYVAGQMRGVGIVFSQFLQVDINTGVVIGMAVVLTFAFLGGMKGITYTQVAQYCVLIFAFMVPAFFISMQMTGNIIPQIGMGGEIAEGVPLLDHLDQLHTKLGFNEYTSGTKSTWDVFAITLALMVGTAGLPHVIVRFFTVPKVKDARKSAGYALLLIAILYTTAPAIAVFSRTNLIETVSEKQYSEIPQWFKNWEDTGLIAWADKNGDGKIQYVAGDALKGKPKYTEERGAHGERLVSNAKATEMNELYVDRDIMVLANPEIANLPNWVIALVAAGGLAAALSTAAGLLLVISTSISHDLIKKQINPNISDKGELKWARISIVIAVVIAGLFGIYPPGFVAAVVALAFGLAAASFFPAIILGIFDKRMNKQGAIAGMVVGIVLMLFYMIRYKTGLIGVMDPLPKSEWWFGTSPEGFGTIAMIVNVVVSVVVSRLTPVPPSDVQEMVESIRIPSGAGEASSH, encoded by the coding sequence ATGAGTGTACAAACGTGGACTTGGATCTTAGTAGGGATAACTTTTGCCCTATATTTTGGAATAGCAATTTGGGCGCGAGCAGGCTCAACAAAAGAATTTTACGTTGCTGGTGGAGGTGTTTCTCCATTAGCCAACGGAATGGCAACAGCCGCCGATTGGATGAGTGCCGCCTCTTTTATCAGTATGGCAGGTATTATCTCCTTTGCAGGATATGACGGTTCTGTATATTTAATGGGCTGGACAGGCGGATATGTATTACTAGCATTATTATTAGCGCCGTATCTGCGGAAATTTGGAAAATTTACCGTGCCCGATTTTATTGGAGATCGCTATTATTCAAACGCGGCAAGAACCGTAGCAGTGATCTGTGCGTTGATCGTATCATTTACCTATGTAGCAGGACAAATGCGTGGTGTGGGAATTGTATTTTCTCAATTCTTGCAAGTAGATATCAATACAGGAGTAGTTATTGGAATGGCAGTGGTATTAACGTTTGCTTTTTTAGGAGGAATGAAAGGAATCACGTATACGCAAGTAGCACAATACTGTGTACTCATCTTTGCGTTCATGGTACCAGCATTTTTTATCTCCATGCAAATGACAGGAAACATCATTCCACAAATTGGAATGGGCGGAGAAATCGCAGAAGGCGTACCATTACTTGATCATTTAGATCAATTACACACCAAACTCGGATTTAACGAATATACCAGCGGAACCAAATCTACGTGGGATGTATTTGCAATTACCTTAGCATTAATGGTAGGAACTGCAGGATTACCACACGTAATTGTACGTTTCTTTACGGTGCCAAAAGTAAAAGATGCGCGTAAATCTGCAGGATATGCACTATTGCTCATCGCTATTTTATATACAACAGCACCTGCAATTGCAGTTTTTTCAAGAACGAATTTAATTGAAACCGTAAGTGAAAAACAATATTCGGAAATTCCACAATGGTTTAAAAATTGGGAAGACACAGGATTAATCGCTTGGGCTGATAAAAATGGTGATGGAAAAATTCAATACGTTGCAGGAGATGCATTAAAAGGAAAACCTAAGTACACTGAGGAAAGAGGCGCACATGGAGAACGTTTGGTTTCTAATGCAAAAGCGACTGAGATGAACGAGTTATATGTAGATAGAGATATCATGGTATTGGCAAATCCAGAAATTGCAAACTTGCCAAATTGGGTCATTGCTTTAGTAGCAGCTGGTGGATTGGCAGCAGCGTTATCAACCGCAGCAGGATTATTATTGGTAATATCTACGTCGATCTCTCACGATTTAATCAAAAAACAAATCAATCCAAATATCTCTGACAAAGGCGAATTAAAGTGGGCACGAATCTCTATTGTAATTGCAGTAGTAATTGCTGGACTCTTCGGAATTTACCCGCCAGGATTTGTCGCCGCCGTTGTCGCCTTGGCATTCGGGTTGGCAGCCGCCTCGTTTTTCCCAGCCATTATTTTGGGAATTTTTGATAAGCGAATGAACAAACAAGGTGCGATAGCAGGAATGGTTGTCGGAATCGTATTAATGTTATTCTACATGATTCGCTACAAAACAGGACTTATTGGTGTCATGGATCCATTACCAAAAAGTGAATGGTGGTTTGGAACCTCACCAGAAGGTTTCGGAACGATTGCTATGATTGTAAACGTAGTAGTGTCGGTTGTCGTTTCAAGATTAACACCAGTGCCACCAAGCGATGTACAAGAAATGGTGGAAAGTATCAGAATTCCTTCTGGAGCAGGAGAAGCTTCCAGTCATTAA
- a CDS encoding papain-like cysteine protease family protein, translating to MKTKFLLFLKLVFLTIIIQSCCTPSTVIGNVNNILRPQETSQWCWAAVTQMIAENEGQFVTQCDLANHRFGKTNCCDFENAGQSCPKTNDCRTPGWLELDFAGVNFSTSNAGLSLAQLRKSIYCSKDVLGYAYGTPGVVGHVVVVKGYFSIGGTDYVVLNDPWSPCTGSERVITYAEYLDPSGPRTHWTTWYKTSKK from the coding sequence ATGAAAACAAAATTTTTATTATTTCTAAAATTAGTCTTTTTGACTATTATCATACAAAGTTGTTGTACACCAAGTACAGTAATTGGTAATGTCAATAATATACTGCGCCCGCAAGAAACCAGTCAATGGTGTTGGGCAGCGGTAACGCAAATGATCGCTGAAAATGAAGGACAATTTGTAACACAATGCGACTTAGCAAATCATCGTTTTGGTAAAACAAACTGTTGTGATTTTGAAAATGCAGGACAGAGTTGTCCAAAAACAAACGATTGCAGAACTCCAGGTTGGCTAGAACTAGATTTTGCAGGTGTTAATTTTTCAACATCTAATGCTGGACTCTCATTGGCACAGCTAAGAAAAAGTATTTATTGTTCCAAAGATGTATTGGGATATGCGTATGGTACGCCAGGAGTTGTAGGACATGTGGTAGTTGTAAAAGGATATTTCAGTATTGGCGGCACAGATTATGTTGTGCTAAACGATCCTTGGTCTCCTTGTACAGGCTCTGAACGTGTTATAACGTATGCTGAGTATTTAGATCCATCTGGGCCAAGAACTCATTGGACAACTTGGTATAAAACAAGTAAAAAATAA
- a CDS encoding ATP-binding protein yields MNNYTLVFIIISYLAVLFYVAFLAEKRRQSKWVNNPYVYTFSLAVYCSAWTYYGSIGIAANSGINFLPIYLGPVIAAPLWIIVLRKIIRISKQHKISSIADFISLRYGNNRFLGALVTIVCLLGTLPYISLQLKAVSETFEIMADETSYISTSVFDDSTFYVALLLAIFATFFGTQNTDASEKHKGIIASVAFESIIKLVFFLIIGVYITFYLFDGTTDIYNQMSASMENFQELVTLGSVENGFDWFFMIALAFIAIFLLPRQFQVSVLENTREKHLKKAIWLFPLYLLLFNFFVIFIAWAGKLTFGNTQNAEYYTLLLPLENGNSFLATLVFLGGFSAVISMVIVSTLALSTMVSNNLIIPYGFLDKFIKNQTERNSKYIKNIRRISIFLIIIGAYFFYVSFSKELSLYSIGLISFVIIAQLAPSFFIGLFWNRGASKAAIIGIIVGTLIAMYTLILPFILQAYTGTDDFIQYGLNGISMLKPYALFGIDFLSPPAHAFFWSMSCNILCYLVFSLVSKGNYRERNYAEMFVDSRNFTTLQDSALVWKGEAYVADIKNVLVRFLGEQRATRALKIFFTKYNLSPNTQLADARLINFSEKLLTGSIGGASAKILIASVVKEEQISLVEVLKILEESKENIVNNKVLREKSEELSQLSSKLKNANKELITKDKQKDEFLDTVAHELKTPITGIRAATELLMDDEDDMPKDLKNQFLKNILQDSDRLARLINNILDFEKLETGRLHLNMQTNDLQKTIAKAVGSIQQIASKKNIKINNKTAHAITIIYDEDRILQVLTNLLSNAIKFCPKENGKVTIDYKLGNGEVEVFVKDNGKGIPTEDHDYIFDKFYQSKHQNIIKPQGSGLGLAITKQIVEKHGGKIWAKKGRKNGATLVFTLPFD; encoded by the coding sequence ATGAATAATTACACGCTCGTTTTTATCATCATAAGTTACCTCGCAGTGCTTTTTTATGTAGCGTTTTTGGCGGAAAAAAGGCGACAAAGCAAATGGGTGAACAATCCGTATGTATATACTTTTTCACTCGCAGTGTACTGTTCAGCGTGGACGTATTACGGAAGTATTGGAATTGCTGCCAATTCAGGTATCAACTTTTTACCAATCTACCTCGGGCCAGTCATTGCAGCCCCTTTGTGGATTATCGTGTTGCGGAAAATCATTCGGATTTCCAAACAACACAAAATATCTTCCATTGCCGATTTTATTTCTCTTCGCTATGGAAACAACCGATTTTTAGGCGCGTTAGTCACGATTGTTTGTTTATTGGGAACCTTGCCATACATTTCGTTACAACTAAAAGCGGTTTCGGAAACCTTTGAAATTATGGCAGATGAAACCAGTTATATTTCCACCTCTGTTTTTGACGATTCTACGTTTTATGTGGCGTTACTTTTGGCGATTTTTGCAACCTTTTTCGGAACACAAAATACCGATGCGTCGGAAAAGCACAAAGGAATCATTGCCTCTGTAGCGTTTGAATCTATTATAAAACTAGTGTTCTTTTTGATCATTGGCGTGTATATTACATTTTATTTGTTTGATGGAACCACAGATATCTACAACCAAATGTCTGCCAGCATGGAAAACTTTCAAGAATTGGTGACTCTGGGAAGTGTGGAAAATGGATTTGATTGGTTTTTTATGATTGCACTCGCATTCATCGCCATCTTTTTATTGCCACGACAATTTCAAGTTTCCGTCTTAGAAAATACACGTGAAAAACATTTAAAAAAAGCCATTTGGTTATTTCCATTGTACTTATTGCTCTTTAATTTCTTTGTCATTTTTATCGCTTGGGCGGGAAAACTCACGTTTGGCAACACACAAAATGCCGAATATTACACCTTGTTACTTCCGTTGGAAAATGGCAACTCATTCTTAGCAACCTTGGTATTTTTAGGAGGATTTTCTGCTGTGATTTCTATGGTGATTGTTTCTACCTTAGCGTTATCGACCATGGTAAGTAACAACTTGATCATTCCGTATGGCTTCTTAGATAAATTCATCAAAAATCAAACAGAGCGAAACTCAAAATACATCAAAAATATTCGTAGAATTTCCATCTTTCTCATCATCATTGGCGCATATTTCTTTTATGTGTCGTTTTCCAAAGAACTCTCGTTGTATTCTATCGGACTCATTTCTTTTGTAATCATTGCACAATTAGCGCCTTCATTTTTCATCGGATTATTTTGGAATCGTGGCGCTTCAAAAGCAGCGATTATCGGAATCATTGTCGGAACACTAATTGCAATGTATACGCTCATATTACCATTCATACTACAAGCATATACAGGAACAGACGATTTTATTCAGTATGGACTCAACGGAATTTCAATGTTAAAACCGTATGCGTTGTTCGGAATCGACTTTTTAAGTCCGCCAGCACATGCATTCTTTTGGAGTATGAGTTGTAACATTCTCTGTTATTTGGTGTTTTCACTCGTCTCAAAAGGAAATTACCGCGAACGAAATTATGCGGAAATGTTTGTAGACAGTCGCAACTTCACCACCTTGCAAGACAGTGCATTGGTTTGGAAAGGAGAAGCCTATGTGGCAGATATCAAAAATGTATTGGTGCGTTTCTTGGGAGAACAACGCGCAACACGTGCCTTAAAAATCTTCTTCACCAAATACAATCTATCACCCAATACACAATTAGCCGATGCACGATTGATCAACTTTTCAGAAAAACTTCTAACGGGAAGTATTGGTGGTGCTTCCGCGAAAATTCTCATTGCCAGTGTGGTGAAAGAAGAACAAATCAGTTTGGTAGAAGTGTTGAAAATATTAGAAGAATCGAAAGAAAATATCGTCAACAACAAAGTACTTCGCGAAAAATCTGAAGAACTCTCGCAACTTTCATCCAAACTTAAAAATGCAAATAAAGAACTCATCACCAAAGACAAACAAAAAGATGAATTTTTAGACACAGTTGCGCATGAATTAAAAACACCAATTACAGGAATTCGTGCGGCAACAGAATTATTGATGGATGATGAAGATGACATGCCGAAAGACCTGAAAAATCAATTTCTAAAAAACATTCTACAAGATTCTGATCGCTTGGCGCGATTGATCAATAATATTTTGGATTTTGAAAAACTAGAAACAGGTCGTTTACACTTGAACATGCAGACGAACGATCTTCAAAAAACCATTGCAAAAGCGGTCGGAAGCATTCAGCAAATCGCTTCCAAAAAAAATATAAAAATCAATAACAAAACGGCACATGCTATCACCATTATCTATGATGAAGATCGCATTCTGCAGGTATTGACCAATTTACTATCAAATGCAATCAAATTCTGCCCAAAAGAAAACGGAAAAGTCACCATTGATTACAAGCTTGGAAATGGGGAAGTTGAGGTATTTGTAAAGGACAATGGAAAAGGAATTCCAACAGAAGATCACGACTATATTTTTGACAAATTTTATCAATCAAAACACCAAAACATCATCAAGCCACAAGGCAGTGGATTAGGGCTCGCCATTACAAAACAAATTGTGGAAAAACACGGCGGAAAAATATGGGCAAAAAAAGGGAGAAAAAATGGTGCAACACTTGTTTTTACGCTACCTTTTGACTAA
- a CDS encoding response regulator transcription factor, with protein MKKILIVDDEPNIVMSLEYAFKKQQFEVFIARDGSEALEILQHQIPDVVLLDIMMTNVDGYQTLTQIKENDSLQHTKVVFLTAKNKASDVEKGLKLGADKYLTKPFSVKKIVSEILELVT; from the coding sequence ATGAAGAAAATTTTAATTGTCGACGATGAACCTAACATCGTAATGTCGTTGGAATATGCTTTTAAAAAGCAACAATTTGAGGTGTTTATTGCACGTGATGGAAGTGAAGCCTTAGAGATTTTACAGCACCAAATTCCAGACGTTGTTTTGTTAGACATCATGATGACAAATGTAGACGGATATCAAACGTTGACACAAATTAAGGAAAATGACAGTTTGCAACACACAAAAGTGGTGTTTTTAACTGCTAAAAATAAAGCTTCAGACGTTGAAAAAGGATTAAAACTTGGAGCAGATAAATATTTAACAAAACCTTTTTCAGTAAAAAAAATAGTTTCAGAAATTCTGGAATTAGTCACTTAG
- a CDS encoding acetate--CoA ligase, with protein sequence MNYQEFYQKSIAYPEVFWREQASTLDWHTLPKTILSKDQNNYYQWFEDGKLNLSYLCIDKHILAGFGTQNAIIYDSPVTEKKQYISFNELHAEVAKLAGALQQLGLQKGDTCIIYMPMIPQAIYAMLACVRIGVIHSVVFGGFAPHELAIRIDDCKPKAIITASNGIEIQRIIPYKPFVDEAIEKAQHKPKNVIVFDRKLGVKIPQKVYDIDYATLVENAESVEAIPLEATHPSYILYTSGTTGTPKGIIRDTGGYATALKFSMKYVYGVDEGDTYWAASDVGWVVGHSYIVYGPLLNRNTTILFEGKPIKTPDASTFWRVISEHNVKVMFTAPTAIRAIKKEDPNGNLAKQFDLSCLKYQFLAGERCDVATLNWTKEKLNVPVIDHWWQTESGWPMLANMAGVGLQPIKAGSASFPVCGYDIHIVNEAGEKVSANTEGYVVAKLPLPPGTLQNLWGNTERFRKGYLERFPNYYFSGDGGYKDEDGYVFITGRVDDIINVAGHRLSTAEMEEVVASHKSVAECAVFGVHCDIKGQKPLGLVVLKSGESLTETHIQKEIVQDVRQEIGAVASFKDVLVVNRLPKTRSGKILRKLLRNIADKNEYKIPSTIDDTTIINEIQAIYKNHRIGIHK encoded by the coding sequence ATGAACTATCAAGAATTCTATCAAAAAAGCATAGCTTATCCCGAAGTTTTTTGGCGTGAACAAGCAAGTACTTTAGACTGGCATACACTGCCAAAAACAATCCTTTCCAAAGATCAAAACAACTATTATCAATGGTTTGAAGATGGCAAACTCAACTTGAGTTATTTGTGTATTGACAAGCATATTTTAGCTGGTTTTGGAACGCAAAATGCGATCATTTACGATTCGCCCGTCACAGAAAAAAAGCAATACATTAGCTTTAACGAATTGCATGCTGAAGTCGCCAAATTAGCAGGCGCTTTGCAGCAATTAGGACTTCAAAAAGGCGATACATGTATCATCTACATGCCAATGATTCCACAAGCGATCTATGCCATGTTAGCGTGTGTCCGAATTGGCGTAATTCATTCGGTAGTTTTCGGCGGATTTGCACCACACGAACTCGCCATTCGTATAGATGATTGCAAACCAAAAGCAATCATTACCGCTTCTAACGGAATTGAAATACAACGGATCATTCCTTACAAACCTTTTGTAGATGAAGCGATTGAAAAAGCACAACACAAACCAAAAAATGTGATCGTTTTTGATCGAAAATTAGGTGTAAAAATTCCACAAAAAGTCTATGATATTGACTATGCTACTTTGGTTGAAAATGCGGAATCTGTAGAAGCAATTCCGCTAGAAGCCACACATCCATCGTACATTCTATACACTTCCGGAACCACGGGAACTCCAAAAGGAATCATTCGCGATACAGGCGGTTATGCAACAGCCTTAAAATTCTCCATGAAATATGTATATGGTGTGGATGAAGGCGACACGTATTGGGCGGCGAGTGACGTCGGTTGGGTTGTAGGACATAGTTACATTGTATACGGACCTTTATTAAATAGAAATACAACAATTTTATTTGAAGGAAAACCGATCAAAACGCCAGATGCTTCTACGTTTTGGCGTGTGATTAGTGAACACAATGTAAAAGTGATGTTTACGGCACCAACAGCTATTAGAGCCATCAAAAAAGAAGATCCTAATGGAAATCTAGCAAAGCAATTTGATTTGTCTTGCTTAAAGTATCAATTTTTAGCAGGCGAACGTTGTGATGTTGCAACGCTGAATTGGACGAAAGAAAAACTCAACGTTCCCGTAATTGATCATTGGTGGCAAACCGAAAGTGGCTGGCCCATGTTGGCAAATATGGCTGGCGTAGGATTGCAACCGATCAAAGCGGGTTCGGCAAGTTTTCCCGTGTGCGGATATGACATTCACATCGTAAATGAAGCAGGCGAGAAGGTTTCTGCTAACACAGAAGGCTATGTGGTAGCCAAATTACCATTGCCACCAGGAACGTTACAGAATCTTTGGGGAAATACAGAACGATTCCGAAAAGGATATTTAGAACGTTTTCCAAACTATTATTTTTCGGGCGATGGCGGATACAAAGATGAAGATGGTTATGTGTTCATCACAGGTCGCGTAGACGATATTATCAACGTAGCAGGACATCGTTTGTCTACGGCTGAAATGGAAGAAGTGGTCGCATCTCACAAATCTGTTGCGGAATGCGCCGTTTTTGGTGTGCATTGCGACATAAAAGGTCAAAAACCATTGGGTTTGGTCGTTTTAAAATCTGGCGAAAGCCTTACAGAGACACACATTCAAAAAGAAATCGTTCAAGACGTACGTCAAGAAATTGGTGCAGTAGCATCGTTCAAAGATGTATTGGTCGTCAATCGTTTGCCAAAAACACGCAGCGGAAAAATTCTACGGAAGTTACTGCGAAATATTGCTGACAAAAACGAATATAAAATTCCATCTACCATAGATGATACTACTATAATCAACGAAATACAAGCCATTTACAAAAATCACCGTATTGGCATTCACAAATAA